Proteins co-encoded in one Echeneis naucrates chromosome 22, fEcheNa1.1, whole genome shotgun sequence genomic window:
- the snx6 gene encoding sorting nexin-6 has protein sequence MMQEGLDDGPDFLSEEDRGPRAVNVDLQTDATLQVDISDALSERDKVKFTVHTKSTLPNFKQNEFSVVRQHEEFIWLHDSFVENEDYAGYIIPPAPPRPDFDASREKLQKLGEGEGSMTKEEFTKMKQELEAEYLAIFKKTVAMHEVFLCRVAAHPVLRKDLNFHVFLEYNQDLSVRGKNKKEKLEDFFKNVVKSADGVLVAGVKDVDDFFEHEKTFLLEYHNRVKDASAKSDKMIRSHKSAADDINRIASSLYTLGTQDSTDLCKFFLKVSELFEKTRKIEARVAADEDLKLADLLKYYLRESQAAKDLLYRRSRALVDYENANKALDKARAKNRDVLQAETSQQLCCHKFEKISESAKQELIDFKTRRVAAFRKNLVELAELELKHAKGNLQLLQSCLGVLKGNT, from the exons ATGATG caggaagggcTGGACGACGGACCCGACTTCCTCTCCGAGGAGGACCGGGGA ccGCGAGCGGTGAATGTGGATCTGCAGACAGATGCCACGCTCCAGGTTGACATTTCTGATGCcctgagtgagagagacaaggTCAAGTTCACTGTCCACACCAAG AGCACGCTCCCAAACTTCAAGCAGAACGAGTTCTCTGTGGTTCGACAGCATGAGGAGTTTATCTGGCTGCACGACTCATTTGTGGAAAATGAAGACTACGCAGGATACATT ATCCCCCCCGCACCCCCAAGACCAGACTTCGATGCATCCAGGGAAAAGCTGCAGAAGCTGGGGGAGGGAGAAGGATCCATGACCAAGGAGGAGTTCACTAAGATGAAGCAGGAGCTGGAGGC AGAGTACCTGGCCATCTTCAAGAAGACCGTCGCTATGCATGAGGTCTTCCTGTGTCGTGTGGCGGCTCATCCTGTCCTCAGGAAAGACCTGAATTTCCATGTCTTCCTGGAGTACAACCAGGAC CTGAGTGTTCGGGGGAAGAACAAGAAGGAGAAACTGGAGGATTTCTTCAAGAATGTGGTGAAAtctgctgatggtgtcctgGTGGCCGGAGTCAAG GATGTGGATGATTTCTTTGAGCATGAGAAAACGTTCCTGTTAGAATATCACAACAGAGTGAAAGACGCCTCGGCCAAATCTGATAAAATGATTCGCTCACACAAAA GCGCTGCAGATGACATCAACAGAATCGCCTCATCTCTCTACACATTAGGAACGCAGGACTCCACAGATCTTTGCAA gttCTTCCTGAAGGTGTCTGAGCTGTTTGAGAAGACGAGG AAAATCGAAGCTCGAGTTGCAGCAGATGAAGATCTGAAACTTGCTGACCTCCTGAAATATTATCTGAGAGAGTCACAGGCAGCGAAG GACCTGCTGTATCGGAGGAGCCGGGCTCTGGTGGACTACGAGAACGCTAACAAGGCTCTGGATAAAGCACGGGCCAAAAACAGAGATGTCCTGCAGGCTGAGACCAGCCAGCAGCTCTGCTGCCACAAGTTTGAGAAGATCTCAGAGTCTGCCAAGCAAG agCTCATAGACTTCAAGACGAGACGAGTGGCAGCGTTCAGGAAGAACCTGGTGGAGCTGGCAGAGCTGGAGCTCAAACATGCCAAG GGAAACCTCCAGCTTCTGCAGAGCTGTCTTGGTGTCCTCAAAGGAAATACTTAA